Proteins from a single region of Candidatus Methylomirabilota bacterium:
- the prfA gene encoding peptide chain release factor 1: MFDKLRQIEERYGELNRSLSDPQVIGQPAVYARTAKAASELAETVAKFEEYKGVLARISEARHIVAEDADREMRELAQAEVDELTARQGALEEDLRALLIPRDPNDDKNVFLEIRAGAGGDEAGLFAAELFRMYTKYAEQKRWKWEVMDSHPTGVGGLKEVVALLQGRGAWSRLKFERGVHRVQRVPATESSGRIHTSTVTVAVLPEAEDVDVKVDEKDIQVDVYRASGPGGQGVNTTDSAVRLTHLPTGLVVTCQDERSQIKNRAKALRVLKARLLERAQEEQAAAIAADRRSQVGTGERSERIRTYNFPQGRVTDHRINVTLHRLPAVLEGDLDELIDALRERDQSQKLAESVP; this comes from the coding sequence ATGTTCGACAAGCTCCGACAGATCGAGGAACGCTACGGCGAGCTGAACCGCTCGCTCTCCGATCCGCAGGTGATCGGACAGCCCGCGGTCTACGCGCGCACCGCCAAGGCCGCCTCCGAGCTGGCCGAGACGGTGGCCAAGTTCGAGGAGTACAAGGGGGTGCTCGCCCGCATCTCGGAAGCGCGCCACATCGTCGCCGAGGACGCCGACCGCGAGATGCGCGAGCTGGCCCAGGCCGAGGTCGACGAGCTGACCGCGCGGCAGGGCGCGCTCGAGGAGGATCTCCGCGCGCTGCTGATTCCCCGCGATCCCAACGACGACAAGAACGTCTTCCTCGAGATCCGGGCCGGCGCAGGCGGCGACGAGGCCGGGCTCTTCGCGGCGGAGCTGTTCCGCATGTACACCAAGTACGCGGAGCAGAAGCGCTGGAAGTGGGAAGTGATGGACAGCCATCCCACCGGGGTCGGCGGCCTCAAGGAGGTCGTCGCGCTGCTGCAGGGCCGCGGGGCCTGGAGCCGGCTCAAGTTCGAGCGCGGGGTGCATCGCGTCCAGCGGGTGCCCGCCACCGAGTCGAGCGGGCGCATCCACACCTCCACCGTGACGGTGGCGGTACTGCCCGAGGCCGAGGACGTCGACGTCAAGGTGGACGAGAAGGACATCCAGGTCGACGTCTACCGCGCTTCCGGTCCGGGCGGCCAGGGCGTCAACACCACCGATTCCGCGGTGCGGCTCACCCATCTGCCCACCGGCCTGGTCGTCACCTGCCAGGACGAGCGCTCGCAGATCAAGAACCGCGCGAAGGCCCTGCGGGTGCTCAAGGCCCGCCTGCTCGAGCGCGCGCAGGAGGAGCAGGCCGCCGCCATCGCGGCGGACCGCCGCAGTCAGGTCGGTACCGGCGAGCGCAGCGAGCGCATCCGCACCTACAACTTCCCGCAGGGGCGCGTGACCGATCACCGCATCAACGTCACGCTGCACCGGCTGCCCGCGGTGCTGGAGGGCGACCTCGACGAGCTGATCGACGCCCTCCGCGAGCGCGATCAGAGCCAGAAGCTGGCGGAGAGCGTGCCGTGA
- the rpmE gene encoding 50S ribosomal protein L31, which produces MKAGIHPDYIDTTITCNCGEVIHTRSTVPSIRVEVCSKCHPFFTGKQKFLDTAGRVERFQRKYKRKGTAEG; this is translated from the coding sequence GTGAAGGCTGGCATTCATCCGGACTACATTGACACCACGATCACCTGCAACTGCGGAGAGGTCATCCACACCCGCTCCACCGTGCCGTCGATCCGGGTGGAGGTCTGCTCCAAGTGTCATCCCTTCTTCACCGGGAAGCAGAAGTTCCTGGACACCGCCGGGCGCGTCGAGCGCTTCCAGCGGAAGTACAAGAGGAAGGGGACCGCAGAGGGGTAG